A genome region from Hippopotamus amphibius kiboko isolate mHipAmp2 chromosome 1, mHipAmp2.hap2, whole genome shotgun sequence includes the following:
- the SSX2IP gene encoding afadin- and alpha-actinin-binding protein isoform X11, with translation MNELLVLQRKNLLAQENVETQNLKLGSDMDHLQNCYAKLKEQLETSRREMIGLQERDRQLQCKNRNLHQLLKSEKDEVQKLQNIIASRATQYNHDMKRKEREYNKLKERLHQLVMNKKDKKIAMDVLNYVGRADGKRGSWRTGKTEASFFLRNEDEMYKILLNDYEYRQKQILMENAELKKVLQQMKKEMISLLSPQKQKPRERADDSTGTAISDIEEDAGELSRESMWDLSCETVREQLTNSIRKQWRILKSHVEKLDNQVSKVHLEGFNDEDVISRQDHEQETEKLELEIQQCKEMIKTQQQLLQQQLATACDDDTTSLLRDCYLLEEKERLKEEWSLFKEQKKNFEKERRSFTEAAIRLGLERKAFEEERASWLKQQFLNMTTFDHQNSENVKLFSAFSGSSDRDNPTVYLRPQQKKPHGAPSGSPVCTSKLTKSLPASPSTSDFCQTRSCVSEHSSVNVLNITPEETRPNQVGRECTNQKWSVASRPGSQEGCYSGCSSTYTNSHVEKDDLP, from the exons GAACAACTGGAAACCTCCAGGAGAGAAATGATTGGTCTTCAGGAAAGAGACAGGCAGTTACAGTGCAAGAACAGGAATTTGCATCAGCTACTGAAAAGTGAGAAAGATGAG gTGCAGAAATTACAAAATATCATTGCAAGTCGAGCTACTCAGTATAATCATGATATGAAGAGAAAAGAGCGTGAATATAATAAACTAAAGGAACGTCTACATCAACTTGTTATGAAtaagaaggataaaaaaatag cTATGGACGTTTTAAATTACGTGGGGAGAGCTGATGGGAAAAGAGGCTCCTGGAGGACGGGTAAAACTGAAGCCAG TTTCTTTCTCAGGAATGAAGATGAAATGTATAAAATTCTCTTGAATGATTATGAATATCGTCAGAAACAAATCCTAATGGAAAATGCTGAACTTAAGAAGGTTCTTCagcaaatgaaaaaggaaatgatttctcttctttctccccaaaaGCAGAAACCTAGAGAAAGAGCAGATGATAGTACAGGAACT GCTATCTCTGATATTGAAGAAGATGCTGGGGAGCTGAGTAGAGAGAGTATGTGGGACCTTTCCTGTGAAACTGTGAGAGAGCAGCTTACCAACAGCATCAGAAAACAGTGGAGAATTTTGAAAAGTCATGTAGAGAAACTTGATAACCAAG tttcaaaggTACACCTAGAAGGTTTTAATGATGAAGATGTAATCTCACGACAAGACCATGAACAAGAAACTGAAAAACTCGAGTTAGAAATTCAGCAGTGTAAAGAAATGATTAAAACTCAGCAGCAACTTTTACAG caGCAGCTCGCTACTGCGTGTGATGATGATACCACTTCGCTACTACGAGACTGTTACTTGTTGGAAGAAAAGGAACGCCTCAAAGAAGAATGGTCCCTGttcaaagagcaaaagaaaaatttcGAGAAAGAAAGGCGAAGCTTTACAGAAGCGGCTATTCGCCTAGGATTGGAG AGAAAGGCATTTGAAGAAGAGAGAGCCAGTTGGTTAAAGCAACAGTTTTTAAATATGACTACTTTTGACCACCAGAACTCAGAAAATGTGAAACTTTTCAGTGCCTTCTCAGGAA gTTCTGATCGAGACAACCCTACAGTATACTTGAggccacagcaaaagaagcctcATGGTGCGCCTAGTGGGTCTCCAGTTTGCACATCTAAACTTACTAAATCTCTTCCTGCGTCTCCTTCTACTTCAGACTTTTGCCAGACACGTTCCTGTGTATCTGAACATAG TTCAGTCAATGTACTGAATATAACCCCTGAAGAAACTAGGCCAAATCAGGTTGGAAGAGAATGTACGAATCAGAAGTGGAGTGTGGCATCAAGGCCTGGATCACAGGAAGGTTGCTATAGTGGATGCTCCTCAACCTACACAAATTCCCACGTCGAGAAGGATGACTTACCTTAG